A single region of the Vicia villosa cultivar HV-30 ecotype Madison, WI linkage group LG4, Vvil1.0, whole genome shotgun sequence genome encodes:
- the LOC131598110 gene encoding protein TIFY 5A-like, which translates to MKRNCNLELCLYPPYTFEEEKDSDKSSMQNEQQPLTIFYDGKMCVIMSTISSKKSIYSLTNNNNNWVNVNVVQAKSVLTMANKKVEEIVKTPTGSEPSTPTTVESPHQLYSPGHALSMKMSLQRFLQKRKNRIQQASPYNH; encoded by the exons aTGAAGAGGAATTGCAACTTGGAACTCTGCCTTTATCCTCCATACAC gtttgaagaagaaaaagatagtGATAAGAGTTCAATGCAAAATGAGCAACAGCCACTGACCATTTTCTATGATGGCAAGATGTGTGTTATA ATGTCAACTATTTCGAGTAAGAAAAGCATATATTCTTTgacaaacaataataataactGGGTTAATGTGAATGTTGTGCAGGCCAAATCAGTCTTAACGATGGCAAATAAAAAAGTGGAAGAAATAGTGAAGACACCAACAGGATCAGAGCCATCAACACCAACAACAGTAGAATCTCCTCATCAATTGTATAGCCCTGGTCATGCTCTTTCAATGAAAATGTCTTTGCAACGGTTTctacaaaagagaaaaaataggaTCCAACAAGCTTCTCCATATAATCATTAG